The DNA region agagctctagacgttgcctggtttgattttccgattatatattgggactatagtctgtcgatcccaaaatattcatgcagcacatttggacgatttataatggaaaatattgacatcttttctacatttggaagtcactcagaagaccttgcacaatttttaaacactatcatccgggtctgttgaaatgcaaaaccccatagacttctttatttttagccgtgtatttataccagctgataagctagagaggacgttttaaagaaagaataatgagaatgtttaatgcttctaaaagagaattgcttcttgaaccctgaggtatatataaatatacagcaaaaagtgaatcgaggacattttgggacagaatatagtggtcaatgcatgtactgttaattttgaggagataaatattcttgaaaaaataatctaatattgctaatctttaaaaaaaaattaaaaaggtacataaagtatatcgttttagcatgattaacaaatctacgaggtaaataacattagaaaagattttccgttttcccttccgttccgctttccgttccgttttccgttccgcgttttagcaacacccatgtaatCGAAGAGCttggtaaaactagtacccgctaatgagacatgcagacctgtgttgtgtacgtaacttcagacaaagatcattcatttgtaacatgcatgtatttttatgacctattcttcaaatccacttgcactattttataaggtaaataacagctttaaggtggtgcaggacacctgcatattgtgatttACTTTCtgtatactttctattgagataaacaataaaatggacccctcactcccaccccttctctaaatctgtgcacacgatgatgttcatataggcacacagaagcaaatctaaaaccggcaaccgccacgaggagggggcataatttaatttttaattttgtttgtaataattatgtagaccattatactttctatgacataaaatgttaagattattgattaactgaaaattcactgcaaacagttctaccccaaattgcatataaagtgctgctcatgtcatgatgtgtattatcatatgggaagggatcgcatccttcagttatgaaaattataaattttaattgtattaccggagcttgcatatagccttcatttttaattaaactttttttttttttgggggggggggtcgtttgtttttaaagtaaatggtTGGGTTACAATATATGGAACGTCAACCTTGACATCCTCCATGCAGGAGTCAACCAGGGCGGTAAGGTTCATGCCCGGCTCGTCGTGGCACCGGGTATACAGGGTAGCCTTACTCAGGCCAGTTTGACAAATCCTTCTGGCCTCATCCTCGCTTATCCCTGTCGTCGTTGGGAACACGTCACGTGgtttgtaattaaaattttctgtCGAAAGAGATTTCAGGTTATACGATTTTGCAAATCAAAGACAATTTGAAAATAGAATATGTACAAGAAGTAGGCATACGTCTTTTCTTGATTATTACGTCATCGACAGGTACTTCGCCATCAATATCGTCATCGGAGTACCGTCTGTAGTGGTGTCGGTTAAGTCTAGACATGCGCACTGATCGACATTTTCCATTGCAATTCTATgttcataaaaaatatgttaagcTTCAGAAAAGGCCAGCACGTTGTCACTAAAAATGAATTCCTTATGTATATATTGTGTTCTTATGATGTGCTCGTATTATTAATACTTATGTATTTGCTGTTTAAATATACTATTTATTGCGAAAAGCAAGCATATCTGAAGTagctaaaatatattttcttcaaatgttAATTATCGACCATTTAGTGCAGAAACTGTACTACTTGCTCTCAAAAATGAATGTCAAGGAGGAAGGTCCGTTTAATGATGCATATCACGTTGtaacttataaaaatataaaaagcgTACCTTTGTGTATATTTTCTAAGTAAATTACAACAAATAAACTTGATATTCCATCTAACCGTGAATTAGTTTCCCTGCCATCGTCACCGCCAGTAAATAGGTATATATACTCTCTAACCCAAAAGCTCTAGTAAATCTGAAATTGCGAAATATCTTACACGTTTGTGGGTGTTTTTGGAGCCCTTAGTACAATCTACTCTTCCGTTACTGCAGGTGCAGTAGGCGTGCTGAACAGAGTAATGAGGCTGATAGGTTAAAACTTGGTTAAAGAGGCTTTCTGATGGCTTCActctaaaacaaaacaaaatcgaacataaagaagaattttttaaaaaagcggTATTAATTATATGAATTGCCTTtgtttaataagaaatttgaatttaccgCCATGTGTTGGCGAACTCGGTGACTTGATGGTTTGAGTAATGTTTCCCGTCAGCCCCGAGGAGGTCGTCGTGAGGGTTATCGTTCCAAAGCCCACATATGCCCTGGCCACAGCCCTTGTTGTCAGGAGGAGCCTGAATGTCGACGTCCATCATCCCGTCTTTTTCATTGTGACCGTGAGTAAGTACATAGGTACTAGCAACAACACGTGCGCCAGACGGAAAGTTAATCTAAACAAGGATTGAAAATGTGATTATTCCATTTATGGCCATGACTTCTTATATCAAACATAATTTCTAATCATCTGTTAATATTTGCAAACAACTGTGGAATTGTTAAAATTCGTTGGGATAAAATTTCGTAGATTTTGTGAGTTTCTCTCCCCCATCTTACTAATGAATgaccaaaacaaaacatgaaaCACAGTCTTGCACGGAATCAAATCTACAAAACTGCACCCAAATTGACAATTCAAGACCCCACCCCTATCCATCAACCCACCCACAAACCCACCCACACGTAGCAgacaaatttaaataatttcaactTATGCGACATTACAAAGAATTTTTTCCCACTTCGGTCCCGTTCGACAGTAGTTCCGTCCAGGCCTCGTTCTGACAAAATTGTGAGTTCCGGTACAGCGTGTTGGTTCTTTCTTTTCTCACACATGTCAATCTGTACAGCGTCATTCCCCTCTCTAGCGACCAAAGCGCAAATACAGGGATGGTAATGTCCACACGGCCATGTTTTCACCTGGACCTATATCCCAAAAAATGATTTCTAAATTCTCTTCAATAAAATGTGTTATTCAGAACGAAATGAGTACATAGAATATTTGCGCTTGTGGCTGTTTACCTGTAACGGTTTGTTTGATGATTTACATTCATACATTGTCAGCTCGCCCGTCACGTAAACGTTAGTTTGTctggtaaaataaaaaaaaacatgcatattATTTTTACTGCAATCTGCAAATCCACTACAGTAACTATGTTTGCATATTTTTAATGCTATACCGTCTACAGTACTTTCGGATCTTATTGGGACCACTTTGATTAGTTTTATCCTCCAATGTTCTTTCGAGTCATATGAGAATCACCGTGATAGGTCTTACCGGCCTCAGTAGTCCATTTGGAGCATATGAGAATTATCGtgatttaaagggacttggacacgatttcacttaaaattttcaaatttcatttttccatttttaatgtttatactgataaatgtagaagtttataatgctatgtcaaaatttgaaagtcaaatatcaagttataagcaagttacagagttcataattctttgttttgtaaacaaagctcgaatattgtcatttttacatatgtgttgtattggtgtaagtttcaatcaaatgtatctttcttttgttgataatagtatttatgaagatactgaattagtttaaattgtttttacatgtcattttgtctaagaaatggtaattttctacattacatttttgtaaacaactataagactcgagctttgtttatataacaccaattcttacctctgtatctcgctcgtaacttgactttaacattcaatattttgttcaatcatttaaaatgcaccagtaaaccattttatacataaaaatcaaaaataaaatttttgatctcaaatcgtgtccaagtccctttaagtcTGCTTATCGGCTGCGTAGTCCATTCGGATCATATAAGAATTATCGTGATTACCCTACCTTCTGCAGTCCATTCGGGTTATATGAGAATCAATATGATAAGTCTTACCGGCATCAGAAGTCCATGCACTCGGATCATATGAGAATTAATGTGATAAGCCTTACCCTCAATAGTTCATTTGGATCATTTGAGAATTACGGTAATAAGCCTTACCCTTTAGAGTCCATTTGGATCATTTGAGAATTACGGTAATTAGCCTTACCCCCTATAGTCCATTCGGATCATGTGAGGATCACCATGGGCATTGCAGTGACCATGTTCACTGTTCTCTGTGGTCACctgattaaaacaaaaattgtttatttcatactCGGCACTGGTAAATTGGTCAATGTTTTGGTAAAAGTTGTACACATTAGTTAATCTAGACAAACAGTGTACGCCCTATACAAGAGTGTTTACCATATAATTATTGGTCGTTAAGAGTCAGAAATTACTTTAAGGTATATCTGGCGtatttgaagtaaaaattttgaCATGAGTTTGAGTGAAAAAATACATCATGCTTCTTATAATTAGACGTTTCATAAACTCTAGGTCCATAAAACATGTTCTGTCTTATTTGTTATTTGTCTCTAAACTTTGCTACACGTCTGATAAATATTATTGTGACCCGCCATTCATAACGCCACTGCGCATGAGTGCGGGAAAACCTTGCATTGAAAACACGATGGAAggacagtttgtttacaaattagaatcacgTTTTTCATGACTTAAATTAGATGATTCTTTTATCAGATGGTACTCGAAGCATTAATATTCCGATATTCATTAATGGAGAACAatataaattgttaattatgagtaataaagatgaaacacgATTTTAGCATCATCGACAAGGTAAACGGAGTAAATATCCCCTCTTCCTGAGGGATGCATGTGCTGAGAgcgtttatttattctttattaaaaaattcctCAAAACAAATCCACTTGGTAATTATAACTTATTTAAGTAAAGACACGGAACACATGGAGCATGAACCTGACTAGCTAAACCCCTACAACTTCATGATGgaaatttaagtttaattcgGCTTTAATTCCTGTTTCATTCCAATAATCTAAGTGGTCTCCGATGACAATCTCCCGTCGTtcctatccttgtcagtctgtctcttttttctttcattgccaaatctgtcaaacttaacggtatacatgtacctatcttTCTCGTCGTCGCCATTGCTGTTGATAGACCGAAATGGATGTACGTCACGTGACCCATTTAAGGCGGAGTTATTCaaatcttttgtattttttaccgtgccggtaaaaaataaaaaaatattttcttcgaTTTCATGTATCTTTGTTATGCGATTGACTTAAAAAGCGTAATTTGTGTAGAAGTCCTATCTTTAGTAAAGAAATGAAGCAAATAATCAGATCTTATTATTGTTATTCACTAAAAATACGCCGCATATACCTTTAAACGAAACGTCCTTCTTCATAAATAACATACTAATAACCTGTAATTACTAACGTGGATTGGATGGACATCGTAGTTTGACCACACTGGGTGGTTGAAACTGACTATCGGATTGAATGAAACCTCGTGGGTCTGGCTCCCATCACTAACAAAGTCCTTAGTAGCGGTAACTTTAAAGGAACCCAGATATTTGCCAGTTACGGGGTCAAGTTTGATGTCATAACTACACGTTGAAAACATGGCATCTAAAAGTAAACAACAAACTTGCATGGAATGTGAAAAGcgaaattttgatatatatcaaaatgttaACTTGAATTTTAAAGCTTCATTTCATGTATTTTCCAATTTTGTACTGGTATATAGTTATGGCTTATCGTATATCATAACAAAGAACTATTTTCATAATGCAACCTTTAGTGTGTGTGTCCACGCTAAATGTTATCTTGCATTCATCTTGCGCGTGCGCTGTGTTGCAAGGAATCGGAATTGTTGATTCCACCTGGACGGTTTTCTCCGGGCCCTTTTCGTCGACCACTATTCTCTCAGTCAGAACCTAAAACACATGAATGTGTCCAAAAGTGAACAAAGTTAGATTGAATAAAAAGTGAATAGACATTATTGATAAGTTACAAACCTTGATCCCGCAGAAGTAGCCATCGCTGTTGAAGCTATCACTCTTCAAATAGGTTGTATTCGTGAAATAGCCTCTGACCCTACACTTCAACTGAATTTGAAAATCGtaaaaattaattacatttaaaatgtagaatatcagtgttgttttttaaaatatattctatgAAGTAACGTTCGATTGCTTACTGTTTTCCCGAGGTTACCCTTGAGCATGTTGTAGTCCAGGTAGGCTGTTCTCGAGTCTCCAGTGAGATGGTTAACAATTATAACACCATTAGAAGGATCCACCAAGGTGTGTCCGTCAACTGTCCACGTGACCTCAAATCCAACACCTGGTTGACCAAGGGGATATTGTACCTCGCAAGGAAATCTGACCGTTGAATTTCGGACAACTTCCGGTTTACCGAGCACAGGAAAATCGGTCATCTTTGGGAAAGGATCTGTtattgataatgttaaaaattagTTTGTTATTGGCTTTTAAAATTGAGCTACATATTTTTgcaacaacaaaatatcaagCATTTACCTTTACACTGTCCGCCAGAACCTCCGACATTGCATGTGTAAGTTTCGCCTACATTAACAAAGATATACATCTTGATAAGACTctacaaatgaaattttaatcttttttttaaaaaataccataaCATGACATTAAATACTAGTATCTCCTACATTTTtagttttaactttttaaaaatactatcaTAAGTATACATACCCGCACAATACGCCATTGGGCAAAAATGTGTCGGTTTTAGATGGTAGACATAAAAATGTCCACAGTTTTTTACTTTAATGTCAATGGTCAGTTCGCAGCAAGAACCGGAAGTGCCAGAGGTCATCGCAATGCAGCCCTGTCTGCTGGCGGTGACTCCTACAGAGGGCAGCGTGCCCTTCATCCATACCGGGTACTTTGTACCGCAGTGGTACTCGGTGACGCAGTGTGTTGGAATGGTGGAGTTACCGCCATTAAAAACATGCCAACCTgtctaaaaacaacaacatataCAAGCACAcgaagaaagaaaaataaaacttttcaaaaatgcttTTTTACTTGGTAAAcgtatatttattaatataagcAAGCTTTAAAAAAGGGGTATAACTCCTTTAGGAGTTTAGACCCCCGATTACCCTCTTGAATATGACGGTCACACAACTCCTTGTCCGTGGGCTCCGGTTGGAACAGGGCACTTCTGTGGAGTTCGGTGTGATCCATGTGGTTGTTTGGTAGACATGGATCATATGCTGGAGTAGAAGAAATGTGATTCAACGCAGTCAAAcattatcaatacatgtattatcagtCGTCGTTTTCTTATTTACTTTGATTTCgaacttgaaaatattttgcaaaaaaaataaagtctTACTAAGAACAAAAGGAAGTGATAAAAGGAGGAAGATCATCTCCATTGTATAAGTGCAGCACCAGGCACCGGTATGAGTGACCACAAGTAAGACGGGTCACATGATAAGAAAATTGAAATCGGAAAAGAATGGCAATCGGACAAGTACTTGAACCTAGTGCGTTGTGCAATCGAGTACGACACGGAAGATAAAGGGAAATATGACCTTCTGATTTTATATCATGTGCCAATATTTCTTGTCagtttactctctctctctctctctcccctctctctctctctctctctctctctctctctctctctctctctctctctcttgtgccAAGTTTTTGACTTTTTGTCGCGTTGACACAATTATACAAATACGACCATTTCATGGATTTGATTTGCATTAATTTAAGAGATAAGAGTTTTGTCTAGAGACGGTTTTACTGTGGCAAACCACAGTGAATAATTAGCGAAGTGCTTTGAATATGCATTAAGGCAACAAAGCAACTAGTTGAGACAATGCAACATTTCTAAAGCTAC from Crassostrea angulata isolate pt1a10 chromosome 7, ASM2561291v2, whole genome shotgun sequence includes:
- the LOC128155262 gene encoding von Willebrand factor D and EGF domain-containing protein-like; its protein translation is MEMIFLLLSLPFVLTYDPCLPNNHMDHTELHRSALFQPEPTDKELCDRHIQEGWHVFNGGNSTIPTHCVTEYHCGTKYPVWMKGTLPSVGVTASRQGCIAMTSGTSGSCCELTIDIKVKNCGHFYVYHLKPTHFCPMAYCAGETYTCNVGGSGGQCKDPFPKMTDFPVLGKPEVVRNSTVRFPCEVQYPLGQPGVGFEVTWTVDGHTLVDPSNGVIIVNHLTGDSRTAYLDYNMLKGNLGKTLKCRVRGYFTNTTYLKSDSFNSDGYFCGIKVLTERIVVDEKGPEKTVQVESTIPIPCNTAHAQDECKITFSVDTHTKDAMFSTCSYDIKLDPVTGKYLGSFKVTATKDFVSDGSQTHEVSFNPIVSFNHPVWSNYDVHPIHVTTENSEHGHCNAHGDPHMIRMDYRGQTNVYVTGELTMYECKSSNKPLQVQVKTWPCGHYHPCICALVAREGNDAVQIDMCEKRKNQHAVPELTILSERGLDGTTVERDRSGKKFFINFPSGARVVASTYVLTHGHNEKDGMMDVDIQAPPDNKGCGQGICGLWNDNPHDDLLGADGKHYSNHQVTEFANTWRVKPSESLFNQVLTYQPHYSVQHAYCTCSNGRVDCTKGSKNTHKRNCNGKCRSVRMSRLNRHHYRRYSDDDIDGEVPVDDVIIKKRQNFNYKPRDVFPTTTGISEDEARRICQTGLSKATLYTRCHDEPGMNLTALVDSCMEDVKASGSDLFLVTQLSTFDSLCQNEVMKKLSNYKTSPDGDLIPPLDVTDHVCPNQCSLRGACFLGRCSCQPGYTGVDCSINSNDSPSIVQIRGDGLCDIRRRPCLQTNVIAENIMETANLTCRFDQESGNSEMLAAELVSAWEILCFVPVHGVSNGNTLQQYNISISLDGTNFSSPHSFTVYDSVCYQCDVTESCHLKNDACLIGGHCYPSGYTNTEHDKVCDPSRSQTEWSNTAVDHYTALSSGCQCQHDPSSYNCACCRNGGCQCIRHPNKCSECTILGC